The proteins below come from a single Pichia kudriavzevii chromosome 2, complete sequence genomic window:
- a CDS encoding uncharacterized protein (PKUD0B05140): protein MAEKTRFGRDISNTTANTLIHRNMKRSTYHSYPILKTKCPKPLTNLLADLQLENEGKEDNGDRSTFCVKDSSTFQSDESVLDDADDEKETNSMASNNDTKGGSVDNRIVDLLSSQVNTKGKNEENSKCSVQRFCSDFEKINDEEQGRKYTFAARSSDLEEIIQYYNGQLQKINDLAAERLDQFNELEESFNKIQQTQSQVYQNHLQYLQKQLKFKEEEMEDMKRNYTLVEQWVLTLFKELGDCIRANPSSLVKLSGKQIKKSLQPPVKKTELESIYRYLVQYLYLDGENEAVT from the coding sequence ATGGCAGAAAAAACCCGCTTTGGTCGTGATATTTCCAATACAACGGCGAACACGTTGATACATCGTAATATGAAAAGATCAACATACCATTCCTATCCTattttaaaaacaaaatgtcCCAAGCCTTTAACTAATCTTCTCGCAGATTTAcaattagaaaatgaaggTAAAGAGGACAACGGGGATAGATCAACATTTTGTGTTAAGGACAGTAGCACCTTTCAAAGTGACGAGAGCGTACTCGATGATGCAGATGACGAGAAGGAAACCAATTCAATGGCTTCTAATAACGACACCAAAGGGGGTAGTGTTGACAATAGAATTGTAGATTTGCTTAGCTCACAAGTTAACACAAAGGGgaagaatgaagaaaatagtAAATGCAGTGTTCAACGCTTTTGTAGCGATTTTGAGAAGATCAATGATGAGGAACAGGGAAGGAAATATACATTTGCAGCAAGAAGTAGTGACTTGGAAGAAATCATACAATATTACAATGGCCAGCtacaaaaaatcaatgatttagCTGCTGAAAGACTAGATCAATTTAATGAATTAGAAGAGTCGTTTaataaaattcaacaaactcAAAGTCAAGTTTATCAAAACCACTTGCAATACTTACAAAAGCAACTAAAATTtaaggaggaagaaatggaagatATGAAAAGGAATTACACACTAGTGGAACAATGGGTCTTGACACTTTTCAAGGAGTTAGGTGATTGCATAAGAGCAAATCCTTCTTCACTTGTTAAGTTGTCGGGtaaacaaatcaaaaaatcaCTTCAGCCACcagtaaaaaaaacagaactAGAGTCAATTTACAGGTACCTTGTCCAATACCTCTATCTGGATGGCGAAAATGAGGCAGTTACCTAG
- a CDS encoding uncharacterized protein (PKUD0B05135), with the protein MSKRRSDEDDFSDGVSITSLKSSRSKISLTQSADSLFSNVNQYVDPNTLELCRVIQFIEFFKGNVVGDDEVRLRALKILEKTPDPSITKTLKYNNQTVELPILGEEFQLEYNSTFPFLREPMSISVQCSELLSNTNNYRCFKKIILKNSTLKPILPSIEFYYDTYSQLRFRLQCLLCDSSENQVLCILTDSLLLASNILLRMPHIWYISYELLKSDNSLNLSDKRELICRIWKNLEVLFRKAQNLEVVVKVDPTGAIQVTDLLHNYFT; encoded by the coding sequence ATGTctaaaagaagaagcgATGAGGATGATTTCTCTGATGGGGTATCTATCACTTCCTTAAAAAGTTCAAGATCCAAGATTTCCCTTACACAGTCAGCAGAtagtttgttttcaaatgttaATCAGTACGTGGACCCAAACACATTGGAGCTTTGTCGAGTAATTCAGTTTATAGAATTCTTTAAAGGAAatgttgttggtgatgatgaagttaGGCTTAGGGCATTGAAGATTCTAGAAAAAACACCAGATCCATCCATAACTAAAACCTTAAAATACAACAATCAAACTGTAGAGTTGCCTATTCTGGGTGAAGAATTTCAGCTTGAATATAACTCGACTTTCCCCTTTCTTAGAGAGCCTATGTCAATTAGTGTACAGTGCTCTGAGCTTCTAAGTAATACCAATAATTATAGATGCTTTAAGAAAATTATcctgaaaaattcaacgttGAAGCCAATCCTCCCTAGTATTGAATTCTACTATGATACTTATTCTCAACTTCGATTCCGTTTGCAGTGCTTATTATGTGATTCATCCGAGAATCAAGTATTATGCATATTAACTGATAGCTTGCTCTTAGCATCCAACATTTTGCTTCGCATGCCACATATTTGGTACATTTCTTACGAACTACTAAAGAGTGACAACAGTCTAAACTTGTCCGATAAGAGAGAACTGATCTGTCGAATATGGAAAAATCTTGAAGTTCTATTTAGAAAGGCCCAAAATTTGGAAGTAGTGGTAAAGGTAGATCCTACGGGAGCTATACAAGTTACTGATTTGTTGCATAATTACTTTACATAA